In Corynebacterium ulcerans, one genomic interval encodes:
- the tpx gene encoding thiol peroxidase: protein MAMTHFHGTSVSTSGNLPDVGEQIKRFTLTGVDLGDLNEATFAGKRIVFNIFPSVDTDVCAASVRRFNELASGMDNTVVLCVSMDLPFALSRFCAAEGLDNVIPASAFRSDFGQDFGVVLEDSPLKGLFGRAVVVTDEQGVVHHRELVSEITEEPNYDTALAALR, encoded by the coding sequence ATGGCAATGACACATTTTCATGGAACTAGCGTAAGCACCAGTGGAAATCTCCCGGATGTGGGGGAACAGATTAAACGATTCACGCTCACAGGGGTTGACCTTGGTGATCTCAATGAGGCTACTTTTGCGGGAAAGCGCATTGTTTTTAATATCTTCCCGTCAGTAGATACTGACGTGTGCGCAGCATCCGTTCGCCGCTTTAACGAGCTTGCAAGCGGAATGGATAACACAGTTGTCTTGTGTGTCTCTATGGACCTTCCCTTCGCTCTTAGCCGCTTCTGCGCTGCAGAAGGCTTGGATAATGTGATCCCGGCATCGGCTTTCCGCTCCGATTTTGGTCAAGACTTTGGTGTTGTTCTAGAGGATTCGCCATTGAAAGGCCTGTTTGGGCGAGCTGTAGTAGTTACTGATGAACAAGGCGTTGTTCATCATCGAGAGTTGGTTTCAGAGATTACTGAGGAGCCAAATTACGACACGGCTCTAGCTGCGCTGCGCTAG